Genomic segment of Candidatus Aenigmatarchaeota archaeon:
GGCGAAAAGCTTGGGACGGGCGCGCACATGAAATACCTTCGGAGAATCGCAGCCGGAAAATTCGGGATTGATGAAGCAGTAACTTTCGAGGAACTGGAAAAAGCCCCGGAAAAGCACCTAATACCTATGGAAGAGGTTATCGAACGGCTTGGAATAAAAAAGCTGGTTTTGCCAAAGGAAATGGAAAAGCAGGTTTCAAATGGTGTTCCGATAGTGCTTGAAACTCCAGAAGACTACCCGTCAGAAGAGAAAATTGCAATATTCGTAGAAGAGAATCTAAGGGCACTTGGAAAGGAAAGGGGTAGAAAAGTGGCAATAGAGCGGCTTATTTTAATATAAATAGCCAAAAACCCTAGAAGATTATCCTCGAAAGAACCAAAATAAGGCAGATTCCAAAACCAAGAGCCAGAACGACTTCCGGCTTCAGGTTAATCCCTTCTTCAACCTCATCGCTGTAGTTTATAAGCCCTGCCATTGTCTGAGGCATCCTCTTTTTTTCCTGCGCCATAATAGATAATCTCAGCAATAACTATATAAAAAAGAGGCAAAAACAAAAAATTACTCCTTGGAAGAAGCAGGCCTGCTTTGGTACGGCTCTGGGTACTTGTTATCTCCTCCAAGGTATGCGCCGACATGCGCTCCTGCACCCACGCCCAAAGCTGTGTATAGGGCGTCCGAAGCAGTGACACCATCCGAAAGGTACGCCACAACACCGGCACCGACCAAGGCAAGCAAGGCCGTAGGCAGATAGTTTATGTGGTTAGATATTTTTCCCATATTCTGCTTTCGATCAATGTATATTTGATATAAATGTAGCCCTCACTACAGAAGTAGTTCAATTGTAATGGAAGATAGCTCCCGCTGAATGGATGAAATAAGCAAAAATAAAGCAAAAAGAAAAGACCTTATGCCTTAGCCGCTGCTGGGTAAGCTGAGTATGCCTTTGGACCAGACACGGCGTTCTCCGCGTAGCTTCCGACGGTACCACCGATAAGGGTGGCTGCACCTGCGTACAGGGCGTTCATGAAGCTAAGAGGGTCGACTGCCTCTGTGGTTGTTGCAGCGGTTGTTGCTCCCTCTGCGACGGTTTTTGCAGCCTCTACTGCGGTTGCAGGGTCAATAAGTGATGCGACTGCGTAAAGACCTGCCAAAGCACCCAAGGTTGCTCCGATGTATCCTATTTTTGTCATTTTTGTCACCTAAATTTAATAGTATATTTTAAATAAATAGTTTTCGCCTGTGGAGTTACACTATAGTGCCTTTGTAGTTCAAAAGCATTACAAAAGTAATGTTTTTTTGGAACATATGCTCCTCTAGCCCACCAAATACCCTTTAAAGCCAAAAAAGCGCATGGCGCCAAAGACACTAAAAAAACCAAAAACAAGCCAAAATAAAACAATTATGCTGTGGCCTTTGCTGACTCAACGCCGGGGTAAGCCATCGCGTAAGAAGGAGGGCGACTGTCGCCTCCGGCAACATACTCGCCAACCTTGTAGCCAAGTATGCCTGCAGCAGCGGCCTCCAGGGCCTGCCAGTATCCAAGAGGGTCTGCTCCGGCAACGCCATCCACAATCTCTGGCCCTATAAGGTAAGCAGCGCCAAGCGCAGCCAGGCCGCCAACCACAAGCCCTGCAATAGTAGGACTTCCGCCATTATTTCTTGCCATTTTAGTTCACCTTTTTTTATAAGGCAATTCTGGTATTTATTGTTTTATTATTTTATCGTCACAATGCGCATAGTAACTGCCAAACCTCAAAAAATGATGCAGGAGGGCGGATTTTCGCCTATCCCTTTCTTTAAAAAGAAAGGTCTGTGGGTCACCCCAAAGAAAAAACTTTTCGTTCTTCCCAGGTGCCACATTATCCCCGTTCTGGTTAAAGAACGGAGATTACTTCGAACCGCCGAACTTACTAAAAGACTGGATGTCTCAATCGCCATCGTTTCTGCGAAGCGAATTTGCTTCTTGGGGTTGTCAGACCTTCTTGCAAGAAGGGATGACCTTGAGTCCAGCGCCTTTTTCTGGTATACTATAACCCAAATTTTTGTTTCTTTGGGGTTGTCAGACCTTCTTTCTTTTCAAAGAAAGAAGGGATGAGACCAGACTTGGCTACTCCTGCATAAACTTAGTAGTAGATTCTTAAAAATAGCCCTAAAAGATTAAGCAATTCTAAAATAATGATAAAGGCGGTGCTTTTCGACTTTGACCTGACACTTGTCGATTCAGAGCAGGCACTTGAATGTGCGCTTCTCGAATTCGAAAAAGCTCACGGACTTTCAGGAAAAAAACTGACAACTGATGAAAAGTGGGGAAATACCCTGAAGGGTTTCCTGACAAGATTGGCAGAACTAAATGGAAATCCCATTAGGATTGAAGAACTTGAGAAAAAATGGGAAGCTTGCATAACAAAAACCTACAAGGAATGCGAGATAAGGGAAAGGGAATATCTAAAGCGCCTTTCAGAAAGAGGGATACTCTTGGGCATAATCTCAGGGTGTGGGGCTAAGCGGATACGCAAAGTTCTGGGCACAGAGAAAAACAAAGGGCTGACGTTTGAAATCGTTTTCGGTGGAGAAAAAGGGATAAAAAAGCCGGAACTAATCAGGGAAGCTCTTACGAAACTTGAAGTAAAGCCGGAAGAAGCAATATATGTTGGAGACCACCCAAAGGACATAGTCGCATCAAAGGAAGCGGGAGTAATTCCTGTTTCGATAACAACGGGCTTTTACAGCAAAAGCCAGCTTGAAGAATATAAGCCCGCACAAATAATAGATATGCTGGAAGAGCTTGAGCCAATGCTAAAATAAATATATAAATAATGCTAACAGTTATGAAGCCCCTTTTGGTGCTCATCGGAGTAATCCTTCTTGTTGCCACAGTAATTGCATAAGGCATCTATCTGCTTTTCAGGCCGTGCATAACTCTGGCAGCATCGGATTGTAAGAATTTGCAAAGAGCCAGCAGGCAGGAGTATATCTTCCGTACATCTCTATTATGAAAAAACTCATTTTGCTTTTTGGGATATTGCTTATGTTTGGAGTTTGCTATGCAGTGGAGTGCCCCTTTGGAGAGGTAAACTGCGAAGGAAAGTGTGGAATGTTTGTCGACGAAAACAATAACGGAATATGCGACCTCTCTGAGAGTCCTGAAGAAGACCTTATCGGAGAGAAGCAGTCTGGCGTAGTTGATACCTTAACAGGTAATGTGTCAGGAAAACAGACCCAAACCCGTACCAGAGGAACGGAGTATTATCTCATATCCTTGACGCTTATTCTCTGCGCTCTTTATGCCTTGACCTACTTCCTTACTAAAAAAGGCACTCTGGCTATGGTGACCCACAGGAAAGTATGGAATATAATTCTTCTTCTAAGCTTTGTTGTTTGCGGCCTCACTGGAATGATAATTGCAATGAACCTCGACCTCGGTCTTGGCATAAGCGTCCCCTTCAATCTTTCATTCTGGCACTATGAAAGCGGAATCGTCATGACTGTCGTTTCTGTCTTCCACACGCTCTGGCACACCAGCTATTATAAAGCCATTTTTACGGGCGGCAAAAAAAGAAAGCAGGACTAGTTATGAAAACAACCTACAGCGCGGGCGGAATAGTAGTGGGGCCCGGCGAAAAAATACTTGTGGTAAACCAAAACGGAAATTCCTGGTCGCTTCCCAAAGGCCACATCGACCCCGGAGAAGATGCGCTCACTGCAGCAAGGCGCGAGATTTACGAGGAGTCTGGAGTGAGCGAACTTGGGCTTGTAAGTGACCTTGGCTCTTACTCTAGGTTCAAGATTGGAAAAGGCGGCCAGGGTGATGACGAACATGAAACAAAAAACATCCACATGTTTCAGTTCAGGACAAGCCAGGAAACGCTCAAGCCTATTGACCCACTTAATCCTGAGGCAAAGTGGGTTGAAAAGGGAAAGGTTGCGTCCCTTCTGACCCACCCAAAAGACAAGCATTTTTTTGAGGGTTGGCTTAAATGCAACACTGAGAAGTGAAGTACTCATTATGTCCTGACCAGATTCACGACAGAAATTAAGTATCTTAAATACCAAAATGCACTAATTAATTCAGGTGAAAGCATGATTGTACGTGAAATAAGGACTTCAGGAACAACGCTTGTCGTATCTGAAGGTAAAGACAAAAGCGCAACAAAAGAGTACACCTTAGACACCCTTGCAGGCACGCTGAAATCTTATGAAAAGGAGGTAAGAAGCGGAAAGTACGGAGAAGAAACGCTAAGAAACCTCGCCCAACTTGAGGGCCTGCTTGAACAGGCAAAGCTATACACAAAGGACAAGCACAGCTTGGCTTATTCCCCCGTATCCTCCAGAAAATGGGGCCTCTTAAAAGACTATGCTGAAGAAATAATCGAATGGGTCGAGCAATCCATCAAGCTGGATTCACTGAGCCGTCAGGCAGATTCAGTTTACTAACCTCTTCTAGGTATTGCCTAAATAGTTTTCTCGACAAATAGTCATGACGCAAAATGCAGATAAAATCAATTAAGGCAGATTGGATAGCGGATTCTGAACTGAATAAAACTGTGGGCGTATGGATTGAGACGGATGATGGAACATTTTTTGGTTCGGCGCCTCAGGGAACTTCAGACGGAGACTACGAAGCGGTTGCAGCCCCGGTTGACGAAGCGGTCAAAAACATACGGGAGATTGTGCCAAAGCTGATGCTCTTCGACCCTTCAGACCTGAAAACGCTTGACGAGTACCTTGTGCAGCTTGGAGGCCACCAGATGCAAAGTTTTGGCGGAAACGCATCGGTCGCGCTGAGCTCTGCCTGGGCAAAAATGGCGGCGCACTCGAAAGGAGTTAGCGTCCCGGAGTACCTTGCAGAGGAGCTTGGAACAAGAATGAGAATGCCTGTGCCCTGCTTCAACATAATAAACGGCGGGCTTCACGGCGCTCTCGACCCATCGGGAAAGCCATACAACCCCATACAGGAGTTGATGCTCGTTCCCGCCTCTGCAGAAAGCTTCGAGGAGGGCTACTGCATGGTAATGCAGGTCTTCAAGAACCTGAGAAATGCCACGGGAGAAGCACTGGTCGGAAAAGAAGGTGGGTTCTCCCCGGCACAGCACCTGGACTGGTCTATTGGCAAGGTAAAAGAAGCAATAGAAATGTCGGGCTATGAGACCAAAGATTTCCGGCTGGCTCTTGACTGCGCGGCAAGCGAGTTCTTCAAGGACGGGCTGTACACACCGGTTGCTGGCGACAAGCAAAGAAACGTTGAGGAAATGGTAGAGTTCTACAAAGGCCTGATTTCAAATTCCCCAATAAAGGTAATGTCCATAGAAGACCCTCTTGACCAGAATGATTTCAGGGGATTTGCAGAAGTTACAAAGGCCCTTGATGGAATGATGATTGTCGGCGACGACCTGTATGTCACACAGCTTGAGAGAGTAAAAAAAGGAGTCGAGCAGAAATCCACCAATGCGGTTCTCGTCAAGATAAACCAGAACGGAACCGTAACTGGAACACTGGACACCATCAGGTTCGGTCTTGAAAACCGGCTCCTCCACATGATTTCCCACAGGAGCAAAAGGGCGCCGGGAGATTTCATAGACGCATACCTCTCGGTTGCCGTCGGGCAGTTCATAAAGCACGGCTCAAGCAGGGGCGAAAGGGTGGAAATCTACAACGAGCTGCTCAGGATAGAAAGAGAGGCAAAAGAGATGAACCGCCCACTTCCTTATGCTGGAAGAAGCCTCGTCAAGTAAATTCAAATTACAAATTTTATTTTTCATTTCATTATCTCACATGCCTGGACGCTATACCCAATCCTTGCAAAAAGCAATACTATATCAAAAGAGTAGTTTATGGAAAAAGGATTGGTAATCATTTCGGTCCTCCTGCTTGTCTGCCTTATCGCATTTAGCGGTTGCACTGAAAAGCCCCCGGTAGAAAACCAGACCCAAGGGCCGGAAAAGACTCCAGAAGAGTTGTACCTTGAAACCCTTGTGGATGCCTGCGTGCAGGAATGCAAAAACGCAAAACTTCTGGATAAGGACCTCTCAAACGGGCCATGCCTTCTTGACCCGATGCCGCAAAACAAATCCTGGGTTTGCGATGTAGCTCATGTGCCAAGAATCGCAGCTGACGCAAGGGCTGAAAATCAGTGCCTGTCTTTCCGGCAGGAACTTGCAACGCACTTCATTGAAGTCGACCCGGAGTGCAATTACCTGAGGAAGTGGTAAAGCATATTTGATAGATGTACCTTTATGGCAAGAGTGTATTTCAGACCGGTCGATTCCTATGAAAAGACCTGTGAGGTTAGCAAAGCTGCCAGGGGGCTGCTAGAGAGGGTTATTTCAGAAGAAAAAATCCCTCTTGAAAAGAGCATTCCTGTGAAAGTCCACTTTGGCGAAAAAGGAAATGTCACCTTCATCGAGCCAAAAAACTTCAAAGGGCTTTTAGATTTCCTGAAGGAAAAGAAAATAGACTCCTGCTTTATCGAGACAAATGCCTTGTATGTCGGCTCAAGAAACACCAAAGAGAAGCATGTGCAAACCGCTCTGGAACACGGCTTTACTGCCCTTCCAATTGTTATTGCTGATGGAGAGAATGGCGAGGAAGTTTCTGAAGTAGAGATAAATAAGCGCCGCTTCAAAAAGTGCAAAATCGGAAAAGCTATTGCTGAAAGCAGGCAGTTAATAGTCCTGTCCCACTTCAAGGGCCATTCCTTTTCAGGTTTTGGCGGAGCCATAAAGCAGCTCGGCATGGGTTGCAGCGCAAGAAGCGGAAAGCTTGACCAACACGCCAATTCACACCCAACGCTAAATCCCCTCAAATGCAAAAAGTGCGGCCTTTGTGTAAAGAACTGCCCTGGAGACGCTATTGAGCTGGGGCTTGTTCCCAGGGTAAACACAAAGAAATGCCTTGGATGCGCCCGGTGCATTAGCGTCTGCCCAAATGGCGCAATGGATATAAACTGGCTTTCAACCATGCCAAAAACCTTTCATGAAAAGTTGGCGGAGTACGCCTATGCCGCCCATCAGGGAAAGAAAAATATCTATATAAGCTTCCTCCTGAGAATCGCAAAGGACTGCGACTGCTGGGGGTGCAAGCAGGACATCGTCGCCAAAGATATTGGAGTTTTCGCTTCCACTGACCCGGTTGCCATTGACAAGGCGTGCTGGGACCTGCTAAACAAAATGGAAGGCAGAAAGGTCTTTGGCGGGGAGGACATCTTTGAATATGCTGAAAATATTGGCCTAGGTACTTCCCAGTATGAGTTGATTGAAATATAGCCTTACTCTATTTCATCGCCCTTTTCGCCAAAACTATTACCGGAATTGCCAAGTAAACCATAACATCCCAAAAGCTGAATAGGCCCGTGTAAGAGGCAACTGCAAAAACTCCCAAAAGCCAGCCCAGACTATAACTTGTACTCCAGTACTTCATCCCGGCCAGGAGGACAACTAGACCAACTATCAAAAGCGCCTTGAAAAGCAAAATATATTCTGCCGGAAGAAAGTATGCCGCTATGCCTTCAATAATAAGCAGAGTAATAACTCCCATCACAGCTTCACCAACTCCCCTGAAAAGCCCGCCCTTGACCCGGCCCATAAAATCATGGGCTTCAAAGGCTTATGTTTGGAAAAACTAAGAATATTCAATATTTACACTACTTATGGAAAGATACGGGGTAGATCTGATTAATCTTGGCAGAGTTATTGAGGAAACTCTTAGGGGTTATGAGTCTGCATACTT
This window contains:
- the eno gene encoding phosphopyruvate hydratase (catalyzes the formation of phosphoenolpyruvate from 2-phospho-D-glycerate in glycolysis), which encodes MQIKSIKADWIADSELNKTVGVWIETDDGTFFGSAPQGTSDGDYEAVAAPVDEAVKNIREIVPKLMLFDPSDLKTLDEYLVQLGGHQMQSFGGNASVALSSAWAKMAAHSKGVSVPEYLAEELGTRMRMPVPCFNIINGGLHGALDPSGKPYNPIQELMLVPASAESFEEGYCMVMQVFKNLRNATGEALVGKEGGFSPAQHLDWSIGKVKEAIEMSGYETKDFRLALDCAASEFFKDGLYTPVAGDKQRNVEEMVEFYKGLISNSPIKVMSIEDPLDQNDFRGFAEVTKALDGMMIVGDDLYVTQLERVKKGVEQKSTNAVLVKINQNGTVTGTLDTIRFGLENRLLHMISHRSKRAPGDFIDAYLSVAVGQFIKHGSSRGERVEIYNELLRIEREAKEMNRPLPYAGRSLVK
- a CDS encoding NUDIX domain-containing protein — encoded protein: MKTTYSAGGIVVGPGEKILVVNQNGNSWSLPKGHIDPGEDALTAARREIYEESGVSELGLVSDLGSYSRFKIGKGGQGDDEHETKNIHMFQFRTSQETLKPIDPLNPEAKWVEKGKVASLLTHPKDKHFFEGWLKCNTEK
- a CDS encoding preprotein translocase subunit Sec61beta, translated to MAQEKKRMPQTMAGLINYSDEVEEGINLKPEVVLALGFGICLILVLSRIIF
- a CDS encoding HAD family hydrolase; protein product: MIKAVLFDFDLTLVDSEQALECALLEFEKAHGLSGKKLTTDEKWGNTLKGFLTRLAELNGNPIRIEELEKKWEACITKTYKECEIREREYLKRLSERGILLGIISGCGAKRIRKVLGTEKNKGLTFEIVFGGEKGIKKPELIREALTKLEVKPEEAIYVGDHPKDIVASKEAGVIPVSITTGFYSKSQLEEYKPAQIIDMLEELEPMLK
- a CDS encoding DUF362 domain-containing protein; translation: MARVYFRPVDSYEKTCEVSKAARGLLERVISEEKIPLEKSIPVKVHFGEKGNVTFIEPKNFKGLLDFLKEKKIDSCFIETNALYVGSRNTKEKHVQTALEHGFTALPIVIADGENGEEVSEVEINKRRFKKCKIGKAIAESRQLIVLSHFKGHSFSGFGGAIKQLGMGCSARSGKLDQHANSHPTLNPLKCKKCGLCVKNCPGDAIELGLVPRVNTKKCLGCARCISVCPNGAMDINWLSTMPKTFHEKLAEYAYAAHQGKKNIYISFLLRIAKDCDCWGCKQDIVAKDIGVFASTDPVAIDKACWDLLNKMEGRKVFGGEDIFEYAENIGLGTSQYELIEI